One Penaeus vannamei isolate JL-2024 chromosome 27, ASM4276789v1, whole genome shotgun sequence genomic window carries:
- the LOC113812929 gene encoding uncharacterized protein — protein MTSRPPWPWTENCVLSVKQSVKSIVGKPHQVGKPHYVGKPHQVGKLHQVGKPQQVGNPHQLGKPISSVGKPHQVGKPHQVGKPHQVGKPQQSGTLHQVGKPHQVGKPHQVGKPHQVGKLHQVGKPHQVGKPHQVGKPQQVEKHHQVGKPHQVGKLHQVDKPQQVGKPQQVGKPQQVGKPQQVGKPQQVGKPHQVDKPQQVGKPQQIGKVHQVGKPQQVGKPQQVGKPHHVGKTHQVGKPHQVDKLQQVGKPQQVGKPQQVGKPHQVGKPQQVGKLHQVGKPQQVDKSHRVGKPQQFVKPHQVGKPQQVGKPHRIGKPHPVGKPHQVGKPQQVVNPIRSASPIRSLSSIRSASLIGSASPNRSLSPSGRQAPSRRQAPSGRQAHQVGKPQQVVKPHQVGKPHLVGKLQQVGKPQQVGKPQQFVKPHQVGKPHQVGKPQQFVKPHQVGKPHLVGKLQQVGKPQQVGKPQQFVKPHQVGKPQQFVKPHQVGKPHQVGKPHRVGKPQQVVKPHQVGKPQQFVKPHQVGKPHQVGKPHQVGKPHQVGKPQQFVRPQQVGKPQQVGKPQQFVKPHQVGKPQQFVKPHQVGKPHQVGKPHRVGKPQQVVKPHQVGKPQQFGKPHQVGKPQQFVKPHQVGKPHRVGKLQQVVKPHQVGKPQQFVKPHQVGKPHQVGKPHRAGKPQQVVKPHQVGKPQQFVKPHQVGKPHQVGKPHQVGKPHQVGKPHQVEKPQQFVKLHQVGKPHQVGKPQQFVKPHQVGKPQQFVKPHQVGKPQQVDKPHRVDKPQQFVKPHQVGKPQQVGKPHRVGKLQQFVKPHQVGKPQQVDKPHRVGKPHQVGKPQQVVKPYQVGKPHQVGKPQQVVKPHQVGKPHQVVKPHQVGKPHQVGKPIGWASPNSRQAHRVGKPQQFVKPHQVGKPHRVGKPQQVGKPHQVGKPIGSVGKPQQFVKPHQVGKPHRVGKPQQFVKPHQVGKPHQVDKPHRVGKPQQFVKPHQVASLIGSASPNSQQASSGRQAPPGRQAPSGRQAHRVSKPHQVSKPKQVGKPHQVGKPHQVGKPHQVGKLQQIGKQVSKERKQLAKHQQASKGKKEAAKDKKEQSKKGKKRCN, from the exons gtcggcaagccccatcaggtcggcaagccccattacgttggcaagccccatcaggtcggcaagctccatcaggtcggcaagccccaacagGTCGGCAATCCCCATCAGCTCGGCAAGCCCATCAGctcg gtcggcaagccccatcaggtcggcaagccccatcaagtcggcaagccccatcaggtcggcaagccccaacagAGCGGCACGCtccatcaggtcggcaagccccatcaggtcggcaagccccatcaggtcggcaagccccatcaggtcggcaagctccatcaggttggcaagccccatcaggtcggcaagccccatcaggtcggcaagccccaacagGTCGAGAAGCACCATCAGGTCGGCAAaccccatcaggtcggcaagctCCATCAGGTCGACAAGCCACAACAGGTCGGCAAGCCAcaacaggtcggcaagccccaacaggtcggcaagccccaacag GTCGGCAAGCCAcaacaggtcggcaagccccatcaggtcgacaagccccagcaggtcggcaagccaCAACAAATCGGCAAGGTCCATCAGGtcggcaaaccccaacaggtcggcaagccccaacaggtcggcaagccccatcaTGTCGGCAAGacccatcaggtcggcaagccccatcaggtcgacaagctccagcaggtcggcaagccacaacaggttggcaagccccaacaggtcggcaagccccatcaggtaggcaagccccagcaggtcggtAAGCtccatcaggtcggcaagccccagcaggtcgacAAGTCCCATCGggtcggcaagccccaacagttcgttaagccccatcaagtcggcaagccccagcaggtcggcaagcctCATCGGATCGGCAAGCCCCATCCggtcggcaagccccatcaggtcggcaagccccaacagGTCGTTAAtcccatcaggtcggcaagccccatcag GTCGTTAAGCTCTATCAGGTCGGCAAGCCTCATCGggtcggcaagccccaacagGTCGTTAAgcccatcaggtcggcaagccccatctcgtcggcaagccccatcaggtcggcaagcccatcaggtcggcaagccccaacaggtcgttaagccccatcaggtcggcaagccccatctCGTCGGCAAGCTCcaacaggtcggcaagccccaacaggtcggcaagccccaacagttcgttaagccccatcaggtcggcaagccccaccaggtcggcaagccccaacagttcgttaagccccatcaggtcggcaagccccatctCGTCGGCAAGCTCcaacaggtcggcaagccccaacaggtcggcaagccccaacagttcgttaagccccatcag gtcggcaagccccaacagttcgttaagccccatcaggtcggcaagccccatcaggtcggcaagcctCATCGGGTCGGCAAGCCACAACAGGTCgttaagccccatcaggtcggcaagccccaacagttcgttaagccccatcag gtcggcaagccccatcaggtcggcaagccccatcaggtcggcaagccccatcaggtcggcaagccccaacagTTCGTTAGGCCCcaacaggtcggcaagccccaacaggtcggcaagccccaacagttcgttaagccccatcag gtcggcaagccccaacagttcgttaagccccatcaggtcggcaagccccatcaggtcggcaagcctCATCGGGTCGGCAAGCCACAACAGGTCgttaagccccatcaggtcggcaagccccaacagttcggcaagccccatcaggtcggcaagccccaacagttcgttaagccccatcaggtcggcaagcctCATCGGGTCGGCAAGCTCCAACAGGTCgttaagccccatcag gtcggcaagccccaacagttcgttaagccccatcaggtcggcaagccccatcaggtcggcaagcctCATCGGGCCGGCAAGCCACAACAGGTCgttaagccccatcaggtcggcaagccccaacagttcgttaagccccatcaggtcggcaagccccatcag gtcggcaagccccaccaggtcggcaagccccatcaggtcggcaagccccatcaggtcgAGAAACCCCAACAGTTCGTTAAGCtccatcaggtcggcaagccccatcaggtcggcaagccccaacagttcgttaagccccatcaggtcggcaagccccaacagttcgttaagccccatcaggtcggcaagccccagcaggtcgacAAGCCCCATCGGGTGGACAAGCCCCAACAGTTCgttaagccccatcaggtcggcaagccccagcaggtcggcaagccccatcgGGTGGGCAAGCTCCAACAGTTCgttaagccccatcaggtcggcaagccccagcaggtcgacAAGCCCCATCGG gtcggcaagccccatcaggtcggcaagccccaacagGTCGTTAAGCCctatcaggtcggcaagccccatcaggtcggcaagccccaacaggtcgttaagccccatcaggtcggcaagccccatcaggtcgttaagccccatcaggtcggcaagccccatcaggtcggcaagcccatCGGGTGGGCAAGCCCCAACA gtcggcaagcccatCGGGTGGGCAAGCCCCAACAGTTCgttaagccccatcaggtcggcaagcctcatcgggtcggcaagccccaacaggtcggcaagccccatcaggtcggcaagcccatCGGTTCG gtcggcaagccccagcagttcgttaagccccatcaggtcggcaagcctcatcgggtcggcaagccccaacagttcgttaagccccatcaggtcggcaagccccatcaggtcgACAAGCCCCATCGGGTGGGCAAGCCCCAACAGTTCgttaagccccatcaggtcgCAAGCCTCATCGggtcggcaagccccaaca GTCAGCAAGCCTCATCGGGTCGGCAAGCCCCACCAGGTCGccaagccccatcaggtcggcaagcccatCGGGTCAGCAAGCCCCATCAGGTCAGCAAGCCCaaacaggtcggcaagccccaccaggtcggcaagccccaccaggtcggcaagccccaccAGGTCGGCAAGCTCCAGCAGATTGGCAAACAGGTAAGCAAGGAGAGGAAGCAGCTCGCCAAGCACCAGCAGGCGagcaagggaaagaaggaggccgCCAAGGACAAGAAGGAGCAGagcaagaaggggaagaagcgTTGCAACTGA